A genomic window from Sandaracinaceae bacterium includes:
- a CDS encoding TIGR04255 family protein: MDWPHLETPPIVEALIDIQVEAEPDLDALRGLHAGLKTDYPHLLEGRQEHVTVRRDGAATQFDHLQRQRGFAVASANHERLVQFRDDGFTFNWLGPYESWVSLRDEARRTFAVYFDVIGPQAISRIGVRYVNRIEIPEGVELSTVTKLHAQVPPGLPQSVGGEMLRVLLKFEPRTIALVSSLVEAQPDPSGFACVLDIDVFQQKPLPLDLEGVWERLEELREVKNKVFFRTLAADTLERYR, encoded by the coding sequence ATGGACTGGCCGCATCTAGAGACCCCTCCGATCGTGGAGGCTCTCATCGACATTCAAGTCGAAGCGGAGCCAGATCTAGACGCCCTGCGGGGGTTGCACGCTGGACTGAAGACCGACTACCCCCACCTGCTCGAGGGCCGCCAAGAGCACGTGACGGTCCGCCGCGATGGCGCCGCGACGCAGTTCGATCACTTGCAGCGGCAGCGCGGGTTCGCGGTGGCGTCGGCAAACCACGAACGACTCGTCCAGTTCAGGGACGATGGCTTCACGTTCAACTGGCTTGGCCCGTACGAATCGTGGGTCAGCCTTCGCGATGAGGCCCGTCGGACGTTTGCTGTCTACTTCGACGTCATTGGCCCGCAAGCGATCTCCCGAATTGGTGTCCGGTACGTGAACCGAATCGAGATTCCTGAAGGGGTTGAGCTGAGCACGGTGACAAAGCTGCACGCCCAGGTGCCGCCGGGGCTCCCTCAGTCGGTGGGGGGAGAGATGCTCCGCGTCCTCTTGAAGTTCGAGCCGCGAACCATCGCCCTAGTCAGTTCGTTGGTTGAAGCTCAGCCCGACCCTAGTGGATTTGCCTGCGTTCTGGACATCGACGTGTTCCAACAGAAGCCTCTGCCCTTGGACCTTGAGGGCGTCTGGGAACGGCTGGAGGAGCTACGGGAGGTGAAGAACAAGGTGTTCTTCCGCACCCTAGCCGCGGATACACTGGAGCGATACAGATGA
- a CDS encoding protein kinase has product MVEEARRGEAAPPERVGAWTVGRQLGRGGAGAVFAATHEKTGVEGAIKIAHLSSGAVQRHWFLREAALATRLRHPAIVSLWEAGQLDDGRPFLVYERVVGPTLEEVAESLSLEQVVRFGAQLLDALGYAHDAGVVHCDVTPSNVLLAEGERARLIDFGLAKAAGERALDRRAASRVSGTPGYLSPEQARGAGSPGPASDLFGCGAVLFRLLTGHAPYGGDTALEIVKHTLTQAPLPLRPRRGLQAPKRLGEVVQRLLARDPEHRYPSAALARHEWFDAAATDTPIEGAVRPIVPLRPGLQSLETILVDSVQSARPVAAFSTVQATPHSGIRRAGASEADAAPLFGRDALLDELWATLEAEGEVGVVAGAGRGKSRVLDALGERAKDAGHRVVRTRGRRGALCAPFEALATLCLDAISAATLAPPWLAAERLSASLGDLALSDREGARDAVVGGLLGVGPTGSTRGATMLAHEVLVGLLDLERRPILLMLDDADGVDDGTWEAVRSVRQAFPDRVSLAWAGEGVDGAPLPPLDAVALDALWETLSQGPRPEQDAPADLLALAGGGFDALLAALSPSARSLLAAASVFEGEAPKRALATVAEVLSAPYEVDADALQELLDARLVVEIPDASARFERWVRLPSPGLRAHLEAWLDAPTRRLAHGAAAQWLSRSSLDATAANLARVAHHARLAGMEASAAYAWSEAGRMEIEAKRSAEAARCFERALELAQGPAAEAIDRPRILCQLAEAALSEGRAADADGHAERGLLAVEPERTVLRARLLQIRAEAAVQATQLHDALGDLRVAIQILGEQGDPMELARAHASLGWVLGYRLGRNDEGIAHGRRALEIAAEISAPAFRASLCGRLGANYLRAGNWDGQLDANREDLHLSRRARDAYGQVRAHINLGVCYTNRGDLDRARMHTEASLSLADRCGAQGAAQIAHNNLAMISVDEQRWDEVDAHVAAVFEAAERTGYKRALPETLVSQARACIHRGALDEAADALAKARALSDVADDEVVERVSLLLDLARAQADEADVDLPRSEALIARAVHDPYERAASRLTHAALLRHAGRARDAASEEAEAAKTLRALGADLSLEHRRWGDHAQLGEVETLSR; this is encoded by the coding sequence ATGGTGGAGGAGGCACGGCGCGGGGAGGCGGCTCCCCCGGAGCGGGTGGGGGCGTGGACGGTCGGGCGTCAGCTCGGGCGCGGCGGCGCGGGGGCGGTGTTCGCGGCCACCCACGAGAAGACCGGCGTCGAGGGGGCGATCAAGATCGCGCATCTGTCGAGCGGCGCCGTACAGCGGCACTGGTTCCTCCGCGAGGCGGCGCTCGCGACCCGGCTGCGGCACCCGGCGATCGTCTCGCTCTGGGAGGCGGGGCAGCTCGACGACGGACGGCCCTTCCTGGTCTACGAGCGCGTCGTCGGGCCGACCCTCGAGGAGGTCGCGGAGTCGCTCTCGCTCGAGCAGGTGGTGCGCTTCGGCGCGCAGCTCCTCGACGCCCTCGGCTACGCGCACGACGCGGGCGTGGTGCACTGCGACGTGACGCCCTCGAACGTGCTGCTCGCGGAGGGCGAGCGCGCACGGCTCATCGACTTCGGGCTCGCGAAGGCGGCCGGCGAGCGCGCCCTCGATCGGCGGGCGGCGTCGCGCGTCAGCGGCACGCCCGGCTACCTCAGCCCCGAGCAGGCGCGCGGAGCGGGGAGCCCGGGGCCCGCGAGCGATCTCTTCGGGTGCGGCGCGGTGCTCTTCCGGCTCTTGACGGGGCACGCGCCCTACGGCGGCGACACGGCGCTCGAGATCGTGAAACACACGCTCACGCAGGCGCCGCTCCCGCTCCGACCGCGGCGCGGGCTGCAGGCGCCCAAGCGGCTCGGCGAGGTCGTGCAGCGTCTGCTCGCGCGAGACCCCGAGCACCGCTACCCGAGCGCGGCGCTCGCCCGACACGAGTGGTTCGACGCGGCCGCGACCGACACCCCGATCGAGGGCGCGGTCCGCCCCATCGTCCCGCTCCGCCCGGGGCTGCAGTCGCTCGAGACCATCCTCGTCGACAGCGTGCAGTCGGCGCGCCCCGTCGCCGCCTTCTCCACCGTGCAGGCCACGCCGCACAGCGGGATCCGGCGGGCGGGGGCGTCCGAGGCCGACGCCGCGCCGCTGTTCGGCCGGGACGCGCTGCTCGACGAGCTCTGGGCGACGCTCGAAGCGGAGGGCGAGGTCGGCGTCGTGGCCGGCGCGGGGCGAGGCAAGTCGCGCGTGCTCGACGCGCTCGGCGAGCGCGCGAAGGACGCGGGCCACCGCGTGGTCCGGACCCGCGGTCGCCGCGGCGCTCTGTGCGCGCCGTTCGAGGCGCTCGCGACCCTCTGCCTCGACGCGATCTCGGCCGCCACCTTGGCGCCGCCCTGGCTGGCCGCGGAGCGGCTCTCGGCGTCGCTCGGCGACCTGGCGCTGAGCGATCGAGAGGGCGCGCGAGACGCCGTCGTCGGCGGCCTGCTCGGGGTGGGCCCCACCGGCTCGACGCGGGGCGCGACCATGCTCGCGCACGAGGTGCTCGTCGGGCTGCTCGACCTCGAGCGCCGCCCGATCCTGCTGATGCTCGACGACGCGGACGGAGTGGACGACGGCACCTGGGAGGCGGTGCGGTCGGTGCGACAGGCGTTCCCCGACCGGGTCTCGCTCGCGTGGGCCGGGGAGGGCGTGGACGGAGCGCCGCTGCCGCCGCTCGACGCCGTGGCCCTCGACGCGCTCTGGGAGACGCTGTCGCAGGGGCCTCGCCCCGAGCAGGACGCGCCCGCGGATCTGCTCGCGCTCGCGGGCGGCGGGTTCGACGCGCTCCTCGCCGCGCTCTCGCCGTCCGCCCGCAGCCTCCTCGCGGCGGCGAGCGTGTTCGAGGGAGAGGCCCCGAAGCGAGCGCTCGCCACGGTGGCCGAGGTGCTCAGCGCGCCCTACGAGGTGGACGCGGACGCGCTCCAGGAGCTGCTCGACGCGCGGCTGGTGGTCGAGATCCCCGACGCGAGCGCGCGCTTCGAGCGCTGGGTCCGGCTGCCGTCCCCCGGGCTGCGCGCGCACCTCGAGGCCTGGCTCGACGCGCCGACCAGGCGGCTGGCGCACGGCGCGGCCGCGCAGTGGCTCTCGCGGTCCTCGCTCGACGCGACGGCGGCCAACCTCGCGCGCGTCGCGCACCACGCGCGGCTGGCCGGCATGGAAGCGAGCGCGGCCTACGCCTGGAGCGAGGCCGGGCGCATGGAGATCGAAGCGAAGCGGTCGGCCGAGGCGGCGCGGTGCTTCGAGCGCGCCCTCGAGCTGGCGCAGGGGCCGGCGGCCGAGGCGATCGACCGCCCGCGCATCCTCTGCCAGCTCGCCGAGGCCGCGCTCTCGGAGGGCCGCGCGGCGGACGCGGACGGACACGCCGAGCGCGGCCTGCTCGCCGTGGAGCCCGAGCGCACCGTGCTCCGGGCGCGGCTCCTCCAGATCCGGGCCGAGGCGGCGGTGCAGGCCACGCAGCTCCACGACGCGCTCGGCGACTTGCGGGTCGCGATCCAGATCCTCGGCGAGCAGGGTGACCCGATGGAGCTCGCGCGGGCCCACGCCTCGCTCGGCTGGGTGCTCGGCTATCGGCTCGGTCGGAACGACGAGGGCATCGCGCACGGCCGTCGCGCGCTCGAGATCGCGGCCGAGATCTCCGCGCCCGCCTTCCGGGCTTCGCTCTGCGGCCGCCTCGGCGCGAACTACCTACGCGCGGGCAACTGGGACGGGCAGCTCGACGCCAACCGCGAGGACTTGCACCTCTCGCGCCGGGCCCGCGACGCGTACGGGCAGGTCCGCGCGCACATCAACCTCGGCGTCTGCTACACGAACCGCGGCGACCTCGACCGCGCCCGCATGCACACGGAGGCCTCGTTGTCGTTGGCCGACCGCTGCGGCGCCCAGGGCGCGGCGCAGATCGCGCACAACAACCTCGCGATGATCTCGGTGGACGAGCAGCGCTGGGACGAGGTCGACGCGCACGTCGCGGCGGTGTTCGAGGCGGCCGAGCGCACCGGCTACAAGCGAGCGTTGCCCGAGACCCTCGTCAGCCAGGCGCGCGCGTGCATCCACCGCGGCGCCCTCGACGAGGCGGCCGACGCGCTGGCGAAGGCGCGCGCCCTGAGCGACGTGGCCGACGACGAGGTGGTCGAGCGTGTCTCGCTCCTGCTCGACCTCGCCCGGGCGCAGGCGGACGAAGCGGACGTCGATCTTCCCCGGAGCGAGGCGCTGATCGCGCGGGCCGTGCACGACCCCTACGAGCGCGCCGCGAGCCGCCTCACCCACGCCGCGCTCCTGCGCCACGCCGGCCGCGCCCGAGACGCCGCGAGCGAAGAGGCCGAGGCGGCCAAGACCCTGCGCGCGCTCGGCGCCGACCTCTCCCTCGAGCACCGCCGCTGGGGCGACCACGCGCAGCTCGGCGAGGTCGAGACCCTCTCGCGCTGA